Proteins encoded in a region of the Alkalinema sp. FACHB-956 genome:
- a CDS encoding putative PEP-binding protein — MAKAFYWLDQLALNDQVFVGDRAWQLHDLQQRGYPILSGFVIPRHVFQAVLADLDLPPIGISGNSADPKRLQSMAQHCRQQILKVSLTDPWVTELWTAVDALAQQAIGRSTLQTASPWGSEHIALDSWDGQWLWLRSSITRPSAALAQAEEDCLLPKVTQYDRRPLSFLRSLKEVWAEVARARNLAYWQLQTDALNEIPLSVVVQALPPIATYATLNLSEGQGLLLLRDLTLDPLLDGVVEEFTIDLATRQLLRCPSVDRETWALTLSQLQSTIDLGLRLQQDVGTHLRVDVLWERGATAQGAAQPDRLWVMDVRPGLNLVSDGIAPDFPFCALSPMAGSREAPTLGQRLDSLVDPQAQSDRSLGAAPVKLAGSTTGQQRCRGPAVVISQDGLPADIPPGRIIVTAKLQPNWVPQLNHAIAFVTEEGSLTSHGAILARELGIPIVVNVPQASQMFRTGDWLCIDNHQVYQVESPEDFEGVDRSLPQTTIADERALHPLRYPVTATQLLVSLSQVDGVEALRSLPIDGIGLVRSELMLASWLRDAALPSLMAPADLSALHQLIVDRLTAFTQAVGDRPLFYRTLDHRSGLHDSIFTAHGTLGYQIFPDWFELELRAIEQVCRQSSGPFRLVLPFVRTVEEFRACYQRIRATDLLQLPHVELWIMAEVPAILFALDALIDAGVQGVMIGTGDLHQLLFAIDRDDAYLNQFYPLHHPAMLKVITDLLQVTNQKQIPAILCLHSPHPDEMLLETAIAHGIQGVSINPDALGTTWRAIARMEKRLLLRPSVAESSWNQ, encoded by the coding sequence GTGGCTAAAGCATTCTATTGGTTGGATCAACTTGCACTCAACGATCAAGTCTTTGTGGGCGATCGGGCCTGGCAGTTGCACGACCTACAGCAGCGAGGCTATCCGATTCTGTCCGGCTTCGTCATTCCCAGGCACGTTTTTCAGGCGGTTCTAGCGGATCTAGATCTCCCCCCGATCGGGATCTCAGGCAATAGCGCTGATCCCAAGCGACTACAGTCCATGGCCCAACATTGTCGCCAACAAATTCTCAAGGTCTCCTTGACAGATCCCTGGGTCACAGAACTGTGGACGGCAGTGGATGCCTTAGCCCAACAGGCGATCGGACGATCAACCCTCCAAACCGCTTCCCCCTGGGGATCGGAGCACATTGCCCTGGACTCCTGGGATGGCCAGTGGCTCTGGTTGCGCAGTTCCATCACACGCCCCAGCGCGGCCCTGGCCCAAGCTGAAGAAGATTGCCTACTGCCCAAGGTGACGCAGTACGATCGTCGCCCGTTGAGCTTCCTGCGATCGCTCAAAGAGGTGTGGGCGGAAGTGGCTCGAGCCAGAAATCTAGCCTACTGGCAATTGCAAACCGATGCCTTGAACGAGATCCCGCTGTCCGTTGTCGTGCAAGCCTTACCCCCGATCGCGACCTATGCAACCTTGAACCTCAGTGAGGGCCAAGGCTTACTCCTGCTCCGGGATCTGACCCTTGATCCGCTGCTGGATGGGGTGGTCGAAGAATTCACCATCGATCTGGCGACTCGGCAACTGCTCCGCTGTCCCAGTGTTGATCGAGAGACGTGGGCCTTGACCCTGAGTCAACTGCAAAGCACGATCGACCTTGGACTGCGGTTGCAACAGGATGTTGGAACTCATTTACGGGTTGATGTGCTCTGGGAAAGGGGCGCGACTGCCCAGGGTGCGGCCCAGCCCGATCGCCTCTGGGTTATGGATGTGCGTCCTGGCCTGAATTTGGTGTCCGATGGCATTGCGCCGGATTTCCCGTTCTGTGCCTTGTCTCCGATGGCAGGTTCCAGGGAAGCGCCGACCCTCGGACAACGACTGGATTCCCTAGTGGATCCTCAAGCCCAGTCTGATCGCTCCCTCGGTGCCGCGCCTGTCAAACTGGCGGGCTCAACCACTGGACAACAACGCTGTCGAGGGCCAGCGGTGGTTATTTCCCAGGATGGGTTGCCAGCAGATATTCCTCCAGGAAGGATTATTGTGACGGCGAAGTTGCAACCCAACTGGGTGCCTCAGCTCAACCATGCGATCGCCTTTGTCACTGAGGAAGGTAGTCTGACCAGCCATGGGGCGATTTTGGCGCGGGAACTGGGGATTCCGATCGTGGTGAATGTGCCCCAAGCGAGTCAAATGTTTCGGACGGGGGATTGGCTCTGCATTGATAACCACCAGGTGTATCAAGTGGAGTCCCCAGAGGATTTTGAGGGGGTTGATCGATCGTTGCCCCAGACTACGATCGCGGACGAGCGGGCCCTCCATCCCCTCCGTTATCCGGTCACCGCCACTCAGTTATTGGTCAGCCTGAGTCAAGTGGATGGGGTTGAGGCATTGCGATCGCTCCCAATTGATGGGATTGGCTTAGTGCGATCGGAATTAATGTTGGCGTCGTGGCTGCGGGATGCTGCGTTACCAAGTTTAATGGCTCCAGCAGATCTGTCGGCATTGCACCAGCTCATTGTCGATCGCTTAACGGCCTTCACCCAAGCGGTTGGCGATCGTCCGCTGTTTTATCGCACCCTAGATCATCGCAGTGGCCTGCACGATTCGATCTTCACGGCCCACGGTACCCTGGGCTATCAGATTTTCCCGGATTGGTTTGAGTTGGAACTGCGAGCGATCGAACAAGTCTGTCGGCAGTCCTCTGGGCCGTTTAGATTGGTGCTGCCCTTTGTCCGAACTGTGGAGGAATTTCGAGCCTGTTACCAACGGATTCGGGCAACCGATTTACTCCAGTTACCCCATGTGGAATTGTGGATCATGGCGGAGGTTCCTGCGATCCTGTTTGCGTTGGATGCATTGATTGATGCGGGAGTTCAAGGGGTCATGATTGGGACGGGGGACTTACATCAACTCCTCTTTGCCATCGATCGGGATGATGCCTATCTTAATCAGTTTTATCCGCTGCATCATCCAGCCATGCTGAAGGTGATTACCGATCTCTTGCAAGTCACGAATCAAAAACAAATTCCCGCTATCCTCTGCCTGCATTCACCCCACCCAGATGAGATGCTATTGGAAACCGCGATTGCCCACGGCATTCAAGGGGTGTCGATTAATCCCGATGCCTTGGGGACAACGTGGCGCGCGATCGCCCGCATGGAAAAACGCCTCCTGCTCCGACCTTCAGTGGCTGAATCAAGCTGGAATCAATAG
- a CDS encoding ComF family protein, whose product MQISSFLNLFLQNTCGLCDRAATDCLCPACQHQVLLDRGQGAVAEHPATADRVFAWGRYDRSVKRAIAQLKYGHQPQIGDWFGQQLAAAWIDRGLSKASPRLIAVPIPLAADRRKQRGYNQAEQIARSFCQRVGYPLQPQGLLRVRETQAQYQLSGRDRIDNLAQAFRLNPQWQQSPPRDPVVLIDDIYTTGATIQAATAVLRRSGIRVWGCAVVARAGASLGSPPSS is encoded by the coding sequence GTGCAAATCAGTAGTTTTCTCAACCTCTTCTTACAAAATACCTGTGGACTCTGCGATCGGGCAGCAACAGACTGTCTCTGCCCCGCTTGCCAACACCAAGTTCTCTTAGATCGCGGCCAGGGTGCGGTGGCCGAACATCCAGCCACCGCCGATCGGGTCTTTGCCTGGGGGCGCTATGATCGCAGCGTGAAGCGGGCGATCGCCCAGTTGAAGTATGGCCACCAGCCCCAAATCGGCGACTGGTTTGGTCAGCAATTGGCGGCAGCTTGGATCGATCGGGGGTTGTCTAAAGCCTCTCCTCGGTTAATTGCAGTGCCCATCCCCTTGGCCGCCGATCGTCGGAAACAACGGGGCTATAACCAAGCAGAACAGATTGCCCGATCGTTTTGTCAGCGGGTTGGCTATCCCTTACAGCCTCAAGGCCTATTGCGGGTGCGGGAAACCCAGGCACAGTACCAACTGTCCGGTCGCGATCGGATAGACAATTTGGCCCAGGCGTTCCGGCTGAATCCCCAGTGGCAGCAATCCCCACCGCGCGATCCGGTTGTCTTGATTGACGATATCTATACCACCGGAGCAACGATCCAGGCAGCAACGGCAGTGCTACGCCGATCGGGGATTCGGGTCTGGGGCTGTGCAGTAGTAGCACGGGCAGGAGCCTCCCTCGGAAGTCCGCCCAGTTCCTGA
- a CDS encoding TVP38/TMEM64 family protein, translating into MNGFFEQVLQWSQNLGLVGGLGFIAIYAIATVLLIPGTVLTVGAGAFFGIVWGSLYVLVGATLGAILAFLLGRTVARQWVDQKISGNAKFAAIDRAIGQAGFKIVLLTRLSPVFPFNLLNYALSLTNVSFKDYALASIGMIPGTVMYVYIGSLVGDVAMNHEVQIAQWGIRIVGFVATVAVTVYITRIAKAALDQSIEA; encoded by the coding sequence ATGAATGGATTTTTTGAACAGGTTTTGCAGTGGTCGCAGAATTTGGGCTTGGTGGGCGGTTTGGGGTTTATCGCGATTTACGCGATCGCCACCGTGTTGCTCATTCCGGGTACGGTGTTAACCGTGGGAGCCGGAGCCTTCTTTGGGATTGTTTGGGGATCTCTCTACGTCTTGGTGGGGGCAACCCTGGGGGCTATTCTTGCCTTCCTCCTGGGGCGAACCGTTGCCCGCCAGTGGGTTGACCAGAAAATTTCAGGAAATGCTAAATTTGCTGCGATCGATCGCGCAATTGGACAGGCAGGTTTCAAAATTGTGTTACTCACGCGCCTGTCTCCAGTTTTTCCCTTTAATTTGCTGAATTATGCCCTCTCCCTGACGAATGTCTCCTTCAAAGACTACGCCTTAGCCTCGATCGGGATGATTCCTGGCACAGTGATGTACGTCTACATTGGTTCACTGGTGGGAGATGTGGCAATGAACCATGAAGTGCAAATTGCACAATGGGGGATTCGAATTGTTGGGTTTGTGGCTACGGTTGCTGTCACGGTGTATATTACCCGCATTGCTAAAGCTGCATTAGATCAATCGATCGAGGCTTAA
- the ureE gene encoding urease accessory protein UreE translates to MPVFTHRLNDVPARDPDWILSLTAEERTRSRLHCKTDEGEAIYLQLPRGTVLQEGDWLQSNHGHLLQILAKPEPVLTVKAQFPLALLQAAYHLGNRHVPLEITATYLRLAPDPVLQHLLEHRGLTIVEEVAPFQPETGAYGEHSH, encoded by the coding sequence TTGCCTGTCTTTACCCACCGATTGAATGATGTTCCTGCGCGGGATCCTGATTGGATCCTTTCCTTGACGGCAGAAGAGCGCACCCGATCGCGGCTCCACTGCAAAACAGATGAAGGGGAAGCCATCTACCTCCAATTGCCGAGGGGCACGGTTTTGCAAGAAGGGGATTGGTTGCAATCCAACCATGGTCATCTTTTGCAAATCCTGGCTAAGCCCGAGCCGGTACTCACGGTAAAAGCGCAGTTTCCCCTAGCCCTGTTGCAGGCAGCCTACCATTTAGGCAATCGCCATGTGCCGCTGGAAATTACAGCCACCTACCTACGGCTAGCTCCGGATCCAGTGCTACAGCATTTGTTAGAACACCGAGGTTTGACGATCGTGGAAGAGGTTGCCCCCTTCCAACCAGAAACCGGAGCCTACGGAGAGCACTCCCATTAA
- a CDS encoding urease accessory protein UreF, which yields MQTSGLLRLMQLVSPSLPVGAYSYSEGLETLVQRGTIANVEQLQHWLIQELTYGAVRLEAAVMLRSYQASQAGDRAAIQYWNQWLTAARDTEELRSQSLQMGRSLLRLFQDVQSSLDSTRTTDLETVLTTLDALKSQGCHFAIAFGLVASMWEVEETAALLGYLHSWASNLVSAAIKLVPLGQTEGQRLLLTLNPTIEQAAQTIVQLADGDLVSCGWGLSLASMHHETLYSRLFRS from the coding sequence ATGCAAACGTCCGGATTACTACGGTTAATGCAATTGGTCAGTCCCAGTTTACCTGTGGGTGCCTACAGCTATTCCGAGGGGCTGGAAACCCTAGTTCAAAGGGGAACGATCGCGAATGTTGAGCAGTTACAGCACTGGTTAATCCAGGAGCTGACCTATGGGGCCGTGCGCTTGGAAGCGGCGGTGATGCTGCGATCGTACCAAGCCAGCCAAGCGGGAGATCGGGCAGCCATCCAGTACTGGAATCAATGGCTGACGGCAGCAAGGGACACAGAGGAGCTACGATCGCAGAGTTTGCAAATGGGGCGATCGTTGTTGCGGTTATTTCAGGATGTACAGAGTAGCTTAGATTCAACTCGGACAACCGATTTAGAAACAGTTTTAACAACACTAGACGCATTGAAATCCCAAGGCTGTCATTTTGCCATTGCCTTTGGCTTAGTTGCATCTATGTGGGAAGTGGAAGAAACTGCTGCACTATTGGGTTATTTACACAGTTGGGCCAGCAACTTAGTCAGTGCAGCGATTAAGTTAGTACCCTTAGGCCAAACGGAAGGACAACGGTTATTGTTAACGCTCAATCCCACGATCGAACAGGCAGCGCAAACGATCGTTCAGTTGGCCGATGGGGATTTGGTGAGCTGTGGATGGGGTTTATCCCTAGCCAGTATGCACCATGAAACCCTCTACAGTCGCCTCTTTCGCAGTTAA
- a CDS encoding alpha/beta hydrolase, translated as MISRLGRYARQRKKRLIAVVAVLTIAYCSTCLFLFLRQRHLIYRPAPDFSLHPDAPAFNLPYEDVWMPIANSSDTLHGWWIPAPTPQESFAPLSNEPQRILTRPKVMLYLCGVGRNMGDYNYLARVSAFRQLGFSVLVFDYRGYGRSKGDFPTEAQLYQDSQAAWDYLRTVRQIPAEDIVIYGESLGGAIALDLAIRNPTAAGLIMQSSFTSMAKVIQSRPLLNLFPIDQLLTERFDSLTKLRVLRIPVLFLHGSADSVVPAEMSQRLYTAAPNPKQVLFIAGADHVRIYQPGNQSYLKAIQKFVMQLSK; from the coding sequence ATGATTAGCCGATTGGGGCGGTATGCTAGGCAACGTAAAAAACGGTTGATTGCGGTAGTGGCAGTCCTGACGATCGCCTATTGCTCAACCTGCCTATTTTTATTTCTGCGGCAACGGCACCTGATTTATCGTCCTGCTCCAGACTTCTCCCTGCACCCCGACGCACCCGCCTTTAACCTGCCCTACGAAGACGTTTGGATGCCGATCGCGAATTCTTCAGACACCCTCCATGGTTGGTGGATTCCTGCGCCGACCCCCCAAGAATCCTTTGCACCCTTATCCAATGAACCACAACGGATTCTCACCCGACCCAAAGTCATGTTGTACCTCTGTGGCGTTGGCCGCAACATGGGGGACTACAATTACTTGGCTCGTGTATCGGCCTTTCGACAATTGGGCTTTTCGGTCTTGGTGTTTGACTATCGAGGCTACGGGCGCAGCAAAGGCGACTTTCCCACCGAAGCGCAACTGTATCAGGATAGCCAAGCCGCCTGGGATTACCTCCGCACCGTGCGCCAGATCCCCGCAGAAGACATTGTGATTTATGGCGAATCTTTGGGAGGCGCGATCGCCTTGGATTTGGCCATTCGCAATCCAACCGCAGCAGGTTTAATCATGCAGAGTTCCTTTACTTCCATGGCAAAGGTGATTCAGTCCAGACCGTTGCTCAATCTATTTCCGATCGATCAACTGCTGACGGAACGCTTCGATTCGCTCACGAAATTGCGAGTGCTACGCATTCCTGTGCTCTTTCTCCATGGCAGTGCTGATTCTGTCGTGCCCGCTGAAATGAGCCAACGTCTCTACACGGCAGCCCCCAATCCCAAACAAGTCTTATTCATTGCTGGAGCAGACCATGTCAGGATTTATCAACCGGGCAATCAGTCCTATCTGAAAGCCATTCAGAAATTTGTGATGCAACTCTCGAAGTGA
- a CDS encoding sigma-70 family RNA polymerase sigma factor — MRSRPTLTDRFSTFLQFEGDHPQTWVPDGRLQRSMQRSLQQHPRELSENFWALFWFKVWHQEKAKATPSRLLSRSLSTNHLAAYLQESCYWSAKRMLTQFSAVQYTVADCFQGAIVRMQKILEGFDPNQGFSLESYASAIFSSTIRDTLRQRQEIDICSNWALLRKVSQKRVIEALQTAGQSANTIQAYVLVWQEFKRLYVPTQATGTRKLPPPSPEIWQALAQTYDRERGSLPEASAVTLERWLNATAQAVRVYLNPNVVSINTPKPGQDSGELLDDLTDEVRGSLMNDLIAQEEAEERKTQQQDVNQVLVAAIADCDGEIQKILQLYYGEGQTQQQMAAQLAIKQYTISRRLTRAKEILLKKLILWSRDTLHIEITPDVIDTMGTVLEEWLQKHYQA; from the coding sequence ATGCGATCGCGTCCCACTCTCACTGACCGATTCTCGACCTTTCTGCAATTTGAAGGCGATCACCCCCAAACCTGGGTGCCCGATGGTCGGCTTCAGCGTAGTATGCAACGGTCATTGCAGCAGCACCCTAGGGAACTGTCTGAGAATTTTTGGGCCTTGTTTTGGTTCAAAGTTTGGCACCAGGAAAAGGCCAAAGCCACGCCCAGTCGGTTGCTGTCTCGATCGCTCTCCACCAATCACCTAGCTGCCTACCTCCAAGAAAGCTGCTACTGGTCAGCCAAGCGCATGTTGACCCAATTTAGTGCCGTGCAGTATACCGTAGCCGATTGCTTCCAAGGGGCGATCGTGCGGATGCAGAAAATTCTAGAGGGCTTTGATCCCAACCAAGGCTTCAGTTTAGAAAGTTACGCCAGCGCCATTTTTAGCAGCACAATTCGCGATACCCTGCGACAACGTCAGGAAATCGACATTTGTAGTAACTGGGCCTTATTGCGAAAAGTCAGCCAAAAGCGCGTGATTGAAGCCCTGCAAACCGCTGGACAGTCTGCAAACACAATTCAAGCTTACGTCCTGGTATGGCAGGAATTTAAGCGGCTCTACGTTCCGACCCAGGCCACGGGTACCCGCAAGTTGCCTCCCCCCAGCCCCGAAATTTGGCAAGCGCTCGCCCAAACCTACGATCGGGAGCGGGGCAGCCTCCCGGAAGCCTCGGCAGTCACGCTGGAACGCTGGCTCAATGCAACGGCCCAAGCCGTCAGGGTCTATCTGAACCCCAATGTGGTTTCCATTAATACCCCCAAGCCCGGGCAGGACTCCGGGGAATTACTGGACGATCTCACCGATGAGGTGCGGGGTTCATTGATGAATGACCTGATTGCCCAGGAGGAAGCCGAAGAGCGCAAAACCCAGCAACAGGACGTGAATCAGGTTCTTGTCGCAGCGATCGCCGATTGTGATGGCGAAATCCAGAAAATTTTGCAACTGTACTATGGCGAAGGACAAACCCAGCAGCAAATGGCCGCTCAATTGGCCATCAAACAGTACACCATTTCCCGCCGCCTGACCCGCGCCAAAGAGATTTTGCTGAAAAAACTGATTCTCTGGAGCCGAGATACCCTGCATATCGAGATCACCCCGGACGTAATAGACACCATGGGAACGGTACTGGAAGAATGGCTACAAAAGCATTACCAAGCTTAG
- a CDS encoding DUF1822 family protein, with protein sequence MFSTTTPLPLPQPEQVWRQTDRFRISPDRWTAYLNQLAIAAIQPWLQAEFAQVKPALNSVAQASLWSCTTGTPLLINGQRWVIIPTETIDQDEWSIPQEWIDIPDWAADYYVAVDINPDGGAEIWGFASHYQIKTLGIYEANDRSYRLSANHLITDLATLHLRQEFCPQPLRAAIAEIPKPTIAHAQNLIARLATLAPTITLRLELPFSTWAGLIAHGGWRQDLHQQRQGLQQQPSIGQWLRQGLDQLSSELGWQQVDLQFATVGARGHGEDPSETVAFARQLTIAGQSYELQITPLDDFLRFELRNTNSGGLIPGGFRLTLLTEDLEMFEGNQALAESAIEALTLEVALEHGEGIVWEVEPTPDAFEREIVRL encoded by the coding sequence ATGTTCTCAACCACCACCCCGTTGCCCCTCCCTCAACCAGAACAAGTTTGGCGACAAACCGATCGCTTTCGCATCTCGCCCGATCGCTGGACAGCCTATCTCAATCAACTGGCGATCGCAGCGATTCAACCCTGGTTACAAGCAGAATTTGCCCAGGTCAAGCCCGCCCTGAATAGTGTGGCCCAAGCCAGTCTCTGGAGCTGTACCACCGGAACCCCCTTGCTAATCAACGGTCAGCGCTGGGTGATCATTCCCACGGAGACGATCGACCAGGATGAGTGGAGCATTCCCCAGGAATGGATTGACATTCCCGATTGGGCAGCGGATTACTACGTGGCGGTGGATATCAATCCCGATGGCGGCGCAGAAATTTGGGGCTTTGCCAGCCATTACCAAATCAAGACCCTGGGCATTTATGAAGCGAACGATCGCAGCTACCGTCTCAGCGCCAACCATCTCATCACAGATTTGGCCACCCTGCACCTGCGCCAGGAATTTTGTCCCCAACCCCTGCGGGCGGCCATTGCGGAGATTCCTAAACCAACGATCGCCCACGCCCAGAATTTGATTGCCCGACTCGCAACCCTCGCCCCCACGATCACCCTACGACTAGAACTCCCCTTTTCCACCTGGGCGGGCCTGATTGCCCATGGCGGCTGGCGACAAGATCTGCATCAACAACGGCAAGGCTTGCAACAGCAACCGTCGATCGGGCAATGGCTACGGCAAGGCTTAGATCAACTGAGCAGTGAACTCGGCTGGCAGCAGGTAGACCTGCAATTCGCCACTGTGGGAGCCAGGGGCCATGGCGAAGACCCCTCGGAGACCGTGGCCTTTGCACGGCAATTAACGATCGCAGGGCAATCCTACGAATTACAAATCACCCCATTGGATGATTTCCTGCGGTTTGAACTGCGCAATACTAATTCTGGTGGTTTGATTCCTGGCGGCTTTCGGCTCACACTTTTGACAGAAGATTTGGAAATGTTTGAAGGTAATCAAGCATTGGCTGAATCTGCGATCGAGGCATTGACCTTAGAGGTTGCCTTAGAACACGGAGAAGGCATCGTTTGGGAAGTAGAACCGACCCCCGATGCCTTCGAACGAGAAATTGTTCGGTTGTAG
- the gyrA gene encoding DNA gyrase subunit A encodes MTFSQEPPNEERIVPTDLRNEMQRSYLEYAMSVIVGRALPDARDGLKPVHRRILYAMHELGLTHDRPFRKCARVVGEVLGKYHPHGDTAVYDALVRMAQDFSMRSPLIDGHGNFGSIDNDPPAAMRYTESRLTALTMNALLQDIESETVDFADNFDGSQQEPTVLPSRIPQLLLNGSAGIAVGMATNIPPHNLGELIDGLVAMIHNPEITDAGLMEYILGPDFPTGALIVGKSGIREAYTSGRGSITMRGVASIETIERRGAPDKDAIIVTELPYQTNKAALIEKIAELVNDKKLEGISDIRDESDRDGMRIVIELKRDAYPRVVLNNLYKQTPLQNTFGANMLALVNNEPQTLTLRAFLKTFLDFRVETITRRTRYLLRKAEERDHLLQGLLTALANLDAIIDLIRHAADAAIAKQELIDTYNLSENQSDAILQMQLRRLTALEAEKIQKEHEDLQRQIIDLQDILAKRERILAIIEEEVSELKKVHATPRRTHIEQGEDELMDEDLIANEKSIILITEQGYVKRMPVDSFEAQSRNTRGKAGAKMKEDDAVDHFVTCCDHDVVMMFSDRGVVYAIKAYQIPTCSRTARGTPIVQLLQVTHEEKITSVVPVSEFRDDVYLVMLTQKGFIKKTVLSAFSNIRANGLIAISLEEGDQLRWVRLATVHDSIILGSSQGRAIHFRVNNDQLRPLGRATRGVRSMNLKEGDRLVGMAIVSSQILAEQAALLEADSDDDSEELTDGKNQGPWILVVTTGGLGKRVPVGQFRLQNRGGMGIIATKFRKKGDTLSALTMVNEGEELMLVTNRGIIIRQAVDAISAQSRPATGVRLQRLDEDDAITAVAVVPVSGEVTDEDDETSGMAETD; translated from the coding sequence ATGACCTTTTCTCAAGAGCCGCCGAACGAGGAGCGCATTGTTCCGACTGATTTGCGTAACGAGATGCAGCGGTCTTACCTGGAATACGCCATGAGCGTGATTGTGGGCCGTGCGTTGCCAGATGCTCGAGATGGCCTCAAGCCTGTGCACCGCCGGATTCTCTATGCCATGCATGAATTGGGGCTAACCCACGATCGCCCCTTCCGGAAATGCGCCCGTGTGGTCGGGGAAGTACTGGGTAAGTACCACCCCCACGGAGACACGGCGGTCTATGATGCCTTGGTGCGGATGGCCCAGGATTTCTCCATGCGATCGCCGTTGATTGATGGCCATGGAAACTTTGGTTCGATCGACAATGACCCTCCCGCAGCTATGCGGTACACGGAGTCGCGGCTGACTGCGCTGACGATGAATGCCCTGTTGCAGGATATCGAATCGGAAACCGTTGATTTTGCTGATAACTTTGATGGATCTCAGCAAGAACCCACTGTATTGCCATCTCGGATCCCTCAGTTATTACTCAACGGGTCTGCTGGAATTGCGGTTGGGATGGCGACCAACATTCCCCCCCACAATCTGGGTGAGTTGATTGATGGGTTGGTTGCAATGATTCACAATCCAGAGATTACCGATGCTGGGTTGATGGAATATATCCTAGGCCCTGACTTCCCGACGGGAGCGTTAATTGTTGGGAAATCGGGGATTCGAGAAGCCTACACCAGTGGTCGTGGCTCCATTACCATGCGGGGAGTCGCCAGCATCGAAACGATCGAACGGCGGGGTGCACCGGATAAGGATGCCATCATCGTCACGGAATTGCCCTACCAAACCAACAAGGCTGCGTTAATTGAAAAAATTGCGGAGCTGGTCAATGACAAGAAATTGGAAGGTATTTCCGACATTCGCGATGAAAGCGATCGGGATGGGATGCGGATCGTCATTGAACTGAAGCGGGATGCCTATCCTCGGGTGGTGTTGAATAATCTCTATAAGCAAACTCCCCTCCAGAATACCTTTGGGGCAAATATGCTGGCTTTGGTGAATAACGAGCCGCAAACCCTAACTCTGCGGGCGTTCCTAAAAACCTTCCTCGACTTCCGGGTTGAAACCATTACCCGTCGTACCCGCTATCTGCTGCGTAAAGCCGAAGAGCGGGATCACCTGTTGCAGGGCTTGCTGACAGCCTTGGCCAATCTGGATGCCATTATCGATCTGATTCGCCATGCTGCCGATGCTGCGATCGCCAAGCAGGAACTCATCGACACTTACAACTTGTCTGAGAATCAATCCGATGCAATTTTGCAAATGCAATTGCGCCGCTTAACTGCCTTGGAAGCAGAAAAGATCCAGAAAGAACATGAGGACTTGCAACGGCAAATTATTGACTTGCAAGACATCCTAGCGAAGCGAGAACGGATTCTGGCAATCATTGAAGAAGAAGTTAGTGAACTCAAGAAAGTCCATGCGACTCCTCGTCGAACTCACATCGAGCAGGGCGAAGATGAGTTAATGGATGAGGATTTGATCGCCAATGAAAAATCGATCATCCTGATTACAGAACAGGGATACGTCAAACGGATGCCTGTCGATTCCTTTGAAGCCCAAAGCCGCAACACTCGGGGCAAAGCTGGGGCCAAAATGAAGGAAGATGATGCGGTTGATCACTTTGTCACTTGTTGTGATCACGATGTGGTGATGATGTTCAGCGATCGTGGTGTGGTCTATGCCATTAAGGCGTACCAAATTCCCACCTGTTCCCGGACGGCGCGGGGCACCCCGATCGTGCAACTCCTGCAAGTCACCCACGAGGAAAAGATCACCTCTGTCGTCCCAGTGAGCGAGTTCCGGGATGATGTTTATCTAGTGATGCTGACCCAAAAGGGCTTCATTAAAAAGACGGTACTGTCTGCCTTTAGCAACATTCGGGCCAATGGGTTGATTGCCATTTCCCTCGAAGAGGGGGATCAGCTGCGCTGGGTACGGCTAGCAACGGTGCACGACAGTATTATCCTCGGGTCGAGCCAAGGTCGCGCGATTCACTTCCGGGTGAATAACGATCAGTTACGCCCATTGGGTCGCGCGACCCGTGGGGTACGATCGATGAACCTCAAAGAGGGCGATCGCTTGGTCGGCATGGCGATCGTCTCCAGCCAAATTCTTGCGGAACAGGCCGCCCTGTTGGAAGCGGATAGTGATGATGACTCCGAGGAACTGACTGACGGCAAAAACCAGGGGCCTTGGATTTTGGTAGTGACCACAGGGGGCTTGGGCAAACGGGTGCCCGTGGGACAGTTCCGCCTACAAAATCGTGGCGGGATGGGCATCATTGCCACCAAATTCCGTAAGAAAGGGGATACCTTGTCGGCCTTGACCATGGTGAACGAAGGGGAGGAACTGATGCTTGTGACGAACCGGGGAATCATCATTCGTCAAGCCGTGGATGCCATTTCCGCCCAATCTCGTCCAGCAACGGGTGTGCGGTTGCAGCGGCTGGATGAGGATGATGCAATTACTGCGGTGGCTGTGGTGCCGGTGAGTGGAGAGGTGACCGACGAGGATGATGAAACGAGTGGAATGGCGGAGACTGACTAG